In Nocardioides nitrophenolicus, the genomic window CGCCAACCGCGACCCCCGGCTCGCGCCGGACCTCGACACCTTCGACCCGAGCCGGGAGCCCACGCGCCACCTCGCCTTCGGCTGGGGCATGCACCGCTGCGTCGGCGCCGAGCTGGCCCGGATGGAGCTGCGCACCGCGCTGCGGATGCTCGCCGAGCGCTTCCCCGACCTGGCCATGGCCGCGGACATCTCCGAGCTGGAGTTCCGCAAGCTCTCCGCGGTCTACGGCGTCGAGGCGCTCCCCGTGCTCACCGGCGGCGACCGGGTCGCCGAGCCCGCCTGAGTAACCGATACTCAGGCGCCCGACCGGGCGGTCTCGCTAGCGTCACCTCATGAGCACGTACGACGCCCTCGGCGGGGCCGGCGCGGTGCGGGCGGTGGTGGCGGTGTTCTACCAGCGGGTGCTGGACGACCCGGACCTGCGGGCCTGGTTCGACGGGATCGACGTCGACCGGCTCAAGGCCCACCAGCGCGCCTTCCTCAGCCACGCGCTCGGCGGTCCCGAGCTGTTCGCCGGCCGCCCGCTCGCCGCGGCGCACGCCGGGCTGGGCATCACCGACGACGCCTTCGACGCGGTGGCCGAGCACCTGGTGATGACGCTGTACGACCTGGGTGCCGAGGCCGGCCGGATCGAGGAGGTGCGGGCCGCGCTGGAGGCCCGGCGCGAGGTGGTCGTCAGCGCCGCGCCGCCAGCTCCTGCCGACCGCTGATCCCGAGCTTCGTGTAGACCGACTGCAGGTGGTTGTCGACCGTCCGTGAGGACAGGAAGAGCTGGGCGGCGATCTCCTTGCTGGTCGCGCCGGCCCCGGCGAGGGTCGCGATCTCCCGCTCCCGGGGCGTGAGCGGGCTGGCGCTCTCGTCGGTGCGGAGCACGGGCAGGTCGAGGCCGTCGCAGCGGCGGCTCAGGTCCTCGGCGCGGGCCCGGGCGGCGGTGGCGGTGCGGGCGCTGCCCGCGGCCTGGGCGGCCCGGGCGGCGCCGGCGGCCGCGACCGCGGCCAGGCGCAGCCCGTCGCGCTGCTCCCAGGCCTCGCTGATCTCCAGCAAGCGCGCGGGATCGCGGGCCGCGGCCGCGGCGGCGTGCTCGGCGAGCAGGGCGATGAAGCCGCTGTCGCACCCCGCGGCCAGCGCGGCCAGCGGGGCGACGGCGGCGTCGGGGCGGTCGATCTCGAGGGCGACCTGCCAGGCCTGGGCGGCGAGGGCGCGGTTGCCGGTCTCGTGGGCGCGGGTCGCGGCGTCCGCGACGTGGCCGAGCGTCGCCGTCGTGCCGGACGCCATGCCGTCGGACCAGCCGCGCGCCAGTGCCAGCCAGGACACGGGGACCAGCTCGGCGGAGACCGCGGCGATCGTCGAGCGGGCCCGGTCGAGGTCGCCGGCCGCGCCGTGGACGGCGGTCAGGGTCAACCGGGCCAGTACGGCGAGCCCCGGCGGGCCGACCGAGGTGGCGCCGCTGATGGTCTCGGCCAGCCACCGCTCGGCGGAGGCGAGATGGCCGGCGTCGGCGGCGATCCGGCCGAGCAGGAACTCGATGGACCGGCTGAGGATCTCGTCGCCGTTGTCGGCGGCGCTGGTGAGCGCGCGGACCGCGGCGGCCCGGGCGAGCCCGAAGCGGCCGAAGAGATGGTGCACCGTGGCGAGCGCGAGCTGGACCTCGCCGTGGCTCAGGCCGAGCACCCGTCCCTCGGTCTCCTCGGCGTACGCGACCGCGCGCTCCGCGGCGGCGCGGGCGGCCGCCTCGTGGCCCAGGCAGGCCAGCGGTACGGCGTGCGCCAGCGCGATCCGCGCCCGCTCCTGCTCGCCGTCGCCGAACAGCGGGGCGATGGCGGTCACGATCGCCTCGGCCTCGGTGGAGCGCCCGGCCGCGACCAGGGCGGCGGCGCGGGTCAGCTCCAGGGCCGGATGCGGCCGGTCGGCGGCGCGGGCCGCCCGGTCGAGTACGTCGAGCGCCGCGAGCGGGCCCCGGCCGGTGAGCCGGCCGACCGCGACCAGCCGGGCGATCCGGGCGCTCTGCTCGGGGTGGCGCTCCAGCAGCGCGAGCGACTCGTCGGACCGTCCGGAGCGCAGCAGCGCATCCGCGCGCAGCAGCACCAGCTCGACCCGGCCGGGATCGGTGCGCAGCCCGGCCTCGGTCAGCCGGATCACCGTGGCGTGGTCCGCGGTCGCGGCGGCGTACTGCGCGGCGGTGGCGATCACCGCCGGGTCGGCGCCGAGGCCGGCCTCGATCTGCCACAGGGTGACGTGCAGCAGGTCGCTGTCGCGGCCGGCGAGGAGCGCGGCCTGCTCGGTGAGGATGTCCTCGGCCCGGAGCCGGGACAGCGATCCGGTGAGCACGGTGCGGTAGACCGGCTGCGCCAGCCCGACGGTGCCGTCGGCGCCGACCCGGACCAGGCCGGCCGCCTCCAGCGCCGTCAGCGCCGGTCGGACGCTCGCGCCGGGGAGCTGGTCGGGGCGCAGGTCGCCGCAGACGGCCAGCCGCTCCAGCGCGTCGCGGGCCGCGTCGCCGAGCGGAGCCACCCGGGCCAGCACCAGGTCCCGCAGGGTGGGCGTGCCCGCGGCGTCGCCGGCCAACTGCCAGACCCCGGTGGCGGCGGACAGGCCACCGTCCGCGAGCGCGCCGACCACCAGCTCCCGCAGGTACATCGGGTTGCCGCCGCTCGCGGCGTGCAGCGTGGCCGCGGTCCGGTGCGCCACGGCGCCGCCGAGAGCGTCCTCGAGCACCTCCTGGACGAGGTCCGCCGACAGCGGACCGAGGTCGATCCGGACGTCGCGACCCGCGCTCCAGGCGAGCACGAGCGGGTCGGGCAGCGGGTCGCCGTGGCGCAGCGCGACGACCAGCCGGAGCCGGCCGGCCGCGGCGAGCTGGGCGACGAGGAGCACCGAGGCCGGGTCGAGCAGGGTGACGTCGTCGACCACCAGCGCGATCGGGCGCCCACCGGCATCGGCCGTCAGCGCGGCACCGGCCTCGGTGAACAGGCGGGCCGGGTCGGGCGCGGCGCCGTCGTACGGACGCACGCCGGGGAGTCGCGCCGACAGTGCGCCGAGGGGTACACCGGCCAGGATCGCGCTGCCGTCCAGCTCGACCACGTGCTGGCCGGCGGTGGCCGCGCGCGCGGCGACCTCGGCCAGCAGCCGGGTCTTCCCGACGCCGACCGGTCCGTGGACGGTCACGATCCGGGCCGGACCGCCCAGCGCGCCGAGCGCGGTGTCGAGCTCCCGTTCGCGCCCCAGCAACGGCCACTGCCGCTCGGGCTGCGGGGCGACCGTCGTCGGCATGCGCGGAAGCCTAGTGGTGCCGGAGGTGGGGCGCCGGTTGAAGTGGCGCGCGAGGGGGAAGAGGTCCCTGCGGGCGCCTCGGACCCCTGCGCCGCGCTCACCAGTCGTGGGGACGGTGGGCGCGGCGCAGGCTGCTCAGCGGCTGGTCGTCAGCCGGTACTGGCGCACCGACAGCGGCGCGAACACCGCGATGATCGCGACCACCCAGATCAGCGTGTAGAGGACCGGGTGCTGCAGCGACCACGCGTCGGAGCCGGGCCCGACGCCGGTGTTGCCGAACAGGTCGCGGCTGGCCTGGGTGACCGCGGAGACCGGGTTCCACTCGACCACCGGCTTGAGCACGCTGTTGAACGAGCTGGTCGGGACGAAGGCGTTGGAGACGAAGGTCAGCGGCATGATCACGATGAACGAGGCGTTGTTGATCACCTCGACGCTCGGCACCATCAGGCCGACCCACGCCATCACCCAGCTGATCGCGTAGCCGAAGACCAACAGCAGCGCGAAGCCGGCAAGGGCGTCGAGGACGCCCTCGCGGATCCGCCAGCCGACCATCAGGCCGGTCAGCGCCATGATGATCAGCGAGAGCACGTTGTAGACCACGTCGGACGACGTACGCCCGACGAGGACGGCCGAGCTCGACATCGGCAGCGACCGGAACCGGTCGATGATGCCCTTCTGCATGTCCTCCGCGAGCCCGGCGCCGGTGAACGTCGCGCCGAACACGATGGTCTGGCCGAAGATGCCGGCGATCAGCCACTCGCGGTAGTTGACGCCCGGGGTCTCGATCGCGCCGCCGAAGACGTAGGCGAACAGCAGCACGAACATGATCGGGCTGACCAGGACGAAGACCAGGATCTCGGGGACCCGGACGATCTTGATCAGGTTGCGCTGGGCGACCACCCAGCCGTCGCTGGCGGCCTGGGTCAGGGTGCTCACTGGTCGACCTCCGTGGTCTGGCTGCTGTCGGTGCTGTCGTGGCCGGTCAGGCTGAGGAAGACGTCGTCGAGGGTGGGGCGGCGCAGCCCGACGTCGAGCACCTTCACCGCGTCGCGCTCGAAGCCCTGCAGCACCCGCAGCAGGTCGCCCGCCGCCTCGTCGCCGACCGCGGCGGCCAGCTCGCGGCCGGCTCCGGTGACCTGCACCTCGCCGACCGCGACCTCGTTGAGGATCCGGCCGGCGGCCTCGGCGTCGGCCGCGTTGGTGAGCACGACCTCGATCCGCTGGCCGCCGGTCTGCGCCTTGAGCTCGTCGGCGGTGCCGTGGGCGATCTCGCGGCCGTGGTCGATCACCACGATGTCGTCGGCCAGCACGTCGGCCTCCTCGAGATACTGCGTCGTGAGCAGCAGGGTCGCGCCGTCGGCGACCAGCTCGCGGATGACGTCCCACATCAGCTGGCGGCTGCGCGGGTCGAGGCCGGTGGTCGGCTCGTCGAGCACGATCACCGGCGGCGCCGCGACCAGCGCGCAGGCCAGGTCGAGACGCCGGCGCTGGCCGCCGGAGTAGGTCTTCGTCGGCCGGTTCGCGAACTCGGTGAGGTCGAAGCGCTCGAGCAGCTCGTGCGCCCGAGCCCGGGCGGGCCCGCGGCCGAGGTGGTAGAGCCGGCCGATCATCACCAGGTTCTCGGCGGCCGTGAGGTGCTCGTCGACGGCGGCGTACTGGCCCGACAGCCCGATCTTGGCCTTGGCCGCCGCGGGATCGGCGAGGACGTCGATGCCGGCCACCCGCGCGCTGCCCGCGTCGGGCTTGAGCAGCGTGGTCAGACAGCGCACCGCCGTGGTCTTGCCGGCTCCGTTGGGCCCCAGCAGCGCCAGCACCCTCCCCTCGGGCACGGCCAGGTCGAGGCCCGCGAGGGCCTCGACGTCCTGGTAGCGCTTGACCAGTCCGGTCGCGCTGATCATCGGATCGCTCATCGTCGCCCCTGAAGTCCTTCTCGTGTCGTCGTCCCCGGCTTCGACACTAGGGACCACCGCCGACAACGGAACTCATCGCGGTGAGGCAAGGCTGGGCGTGCGTAGGCAAGGCTTCCTTTTCTGGAATGACTCCAGAAAGCGTGGCAAGGTGGAGTCACCGTCATCGATGAAGGGAGCACCACCCGTGGCCACCACCGTGACCCGACACCGCTCGTCCCAGCACGTCGCCCACCCCGCGTTCCGGGCCGACGCCGCCCTGGCCGGCCACCTCCAGCAGGTCCTCGTCGACCTCAACGATCTCGCCCTCCAGGGCAAGCAGGCGCACTGGAACGCGGTCGGCCCCAACTTCCGCGACCTGCACCTCCAGCTCGACGAGATCGTCGACGCCGCCCGTGAGTTCACCGACGCCGTCGCCGAGCGGATGCGCGCGCTGTACGTCGTCCCCGACGGCACCTCCGCCCGCACCGCCGCCCAGTCCAGCCTCCCCGCCTTCCCAGGCGGCGAGGTCGCCACCGGCGACGCGATCGACGCGATCGTCGCCTCGATCTACGCGGTCGCCGGCACCGTGCGCCGGGTCCACGACGACGTCGACGCCGCGGACCCCACCACCGCGGACCTGCTGCACTCGATCCTCGAGCGGCTCGAGCAGCTGGCCTGGCTGACCGACGCCGAGCGGCGGGCGCCCGAGGGCTCGGTGCCGGAGGCGATCATCGCCTGAGCCCGGGGTTGCGCGTCGTATCTGACGAATGGGTCCCGAATTCGGCGGCTAGGTCAAGCGGTCGAAGCAACTTCTAGGCTGCTGCCGGGTTCGACAACAGCGCGTCCAGCGCTTGGGCTGGTGTCTTCATGTCCAGGGTAGGACGTGGGCGGGCGTTGAGGCTGGCCGCGATCCGGCGTAGGTCGGCTGCGGTGAAGCGGGACAGGTCGCTGCCCTTGGTGAGCCAGTGGCGTAGCAGCCGGTTGGTGTTCTCGTTCGTGCCGCGTTGCCACGGCGAGTGCGGGTCACAGAAGTAGACCGGCATCGACAGGTCGGTCTGGATCTTGGCGTAGGCCGCGAGCTCGGTCCCGCGGTCCCAGGTCAACGACCGCCGCAGATGCTCAGGCAGTTGCGACATCTCCCGGATCATCGCCTCAGCCACGGACTCGGCGTCATGGCTGCCGGGCAGGTGCAACAAGATCGTGAACCGCGTGGCCCGCTCGACCAGCGTCCCGACCGCGGGACTCCCCGGGCTGCCCATGATGAGGTCGCCCTCCCAGTGACCGGGCACCGCCCGGTCCGCGACCTCGGGCGGGCGTTGGCTGATCTTGAACGCCTCCTTGTACGGGCTGTTCGCGCGCTTGACCCCGCCCTGCGGCTTACGTGCAGCCCGCTTGGTCGACAGCTGCCGGTAGAGGTCCTTGCGCAACCCTCCGCGGGTCTGGACGTAGAGCGCCTGGTAAATCGTCTCGTGCGACACACGGCCCATGATCGTGTGGGGCGACTCCTCACGCAGCACCCGCGCG contains:
- a CDS encoding Dps family protein; the encoded protein is MKGAPPVATTVTRHRSSQHVAHPAFRADAALAGHLQQVLVDLNDLALQGKQAHWNAVGPNFRDLHLQLDEIVDAAREFTDAVAERMRALYVVPDGTSARTAAQSSLPAFPGGEVATGDAIDAIVASIYAVAGTVRRVHDDVDAADPTTADLLHSILERLEQLAWLTDAERRAPEGSVPEAIIA
- a CDS encoding group I truncated hemoglobin, translated to MSTYDALGGAGAVRAVVAVFYQRVLDDPDLRAWFDGIDVDRLKAHQRAFLSHALGGPELFAGRPLAAAHAGLGITDDAFDAVAEHLVMTLYDLGAEAGRIEEVRAALEARREVVVSAAPPAPADR
- a CDS encoding helix-turn-helix transcriptional regulator: MPTTVAPQPERQWPLLGRERELDTALGALGGPARIVTVHGPVGVGKTRLLAEVAARAATAGQHVVELDGSAILAGVPLGALSARLPGVRPYDGAAPDPARLFTEAGAALTADAGGRPIALVVDDVTLLDPASVLLVAQLAAAGRLRLVVALRHGDPLPDPLVLAWSAGRDVRIDLGPLSADLVQEVLEDALGGAVAHRTAATLHAASGGNPMYLRELVVGALADGGLSAATGVWQLAGDAAGTPTLRDLVLARVAPLGDAARDALERLAVCGDLRPDQLPGASVRPALTALEAAGLVRVGADGTVGLAQPVYRTVLTGSLSRLRAEDILTEQAALLAGRDSDLLHVTLWQIEAGLGADPAVIATAAQYAAATADHATVIRLTEAGLRTDPGRVELVLLRADALLRSGRSDESLALLERHPEQSARIARLVAVGRLTGRGPLAALDVLDRAARAADRPHPALELTRAAALVAAGRSTEAEAIVTAIAPLFGDGEQERARIALAHAVPLACLGHEAAARAAAERAVAYAEETEGRVLGLSHGEVQLALATVHHLFGRFGLARAAAVRALTSAADNGDEILSRSIEFLLGRIAADAGHLASAERWLAETISGATSVGPPGLAVLARLTLTAVHGAAGDLDRARSTIAAVSAELVPVSWLALARGWSDGMASGTTATLGHVADAATRAHETGNRALAAQAWQVALEIDRPDAAVAPLAALAAGCDSGFIALLAEHAAAAAARDPARLLEISEAWEQRDGLRLAAVAAAGAARAAQAAGSARTATAARARAEDLSRRCDGLDLPVLRTDESASPLTPREREIATLAGAGATSKEIAAQLFLSSRTVDNHLQSVYTKLGISGRQELAARR
- a CDS encoding ATP-binding cassette domain-containing protein; translation: MSDPMISATGLVKRYQDVEALAGLDLAVPEGRVLALLGPNGAGKTTAVRCLTTLLKPDAGSARVAGIDVLADPAAAKAKIGLSGQYAAVDEHLTAAENLVMIGRLYHLGRGPARARAHELLERFDLTEFANRPTKTYSGGQRRRLDLACALVAAPPVIVLDEPTTGLDPRSRQLMWDVIRELVADGATLLLTTQYLEEADVLADDIVVIDHGREIAHGTADELKAQTGGQRIEVVLTNAADAEAAGRILNEVAVGEVQVTGAGRELAAAVGDEAAGDLLRVLQGFERDAVKVLDVGLRRPTLDDVFLSLTGHDSTDSSQTTEVDQ
- a CDS encoding ABC transporter permease yields the protein MSTLTQAASDGWVVAQRNLIKIVRVPEILVFVLVSPIMFVLLFAYVFGGAIETPGVNYREWLIAGIFGQTIVFGATFTGAGLAEDMQKGIIDRFRSLPMSSSAVLVGRTSSDVVYNVLSLIIMALTGLMVGWRIREGVLDALAGFALLLVFGYAISWVMAWVGLMVPSVEVINNASFIVIMPLTFVSNAFVPTSSFNSVLKPVVEWNPVSAVTQASRDLFGNTGVGPGSDAWSLQHPVLYTLIWVVAIIAVFAPLSVRQYRLTTSR